A single genomic interval of Stieleria maiorica harbors:
- a CDS encoding polyribonucleotide nucleotidyltransferase, whose product MTVNKIRVEKKIGRHVLSFETGQLAKQAAGAVLVQYGETVVLVAAASSNPRPGIDFFPLMCDYRERFAAAGKFPGGFLKREGRPSTKEILSSRLMDRPIRPLWPEGYMDEVQVQAFVVASDQENDGDVLAMNGAGAALHISPLPFLGPIASVRVGKVDGELVAFPSNSDLEESELDMIVSGSREQVAMIEGFANEMAEDEMIEAIQFAHSAIREILDLQDELYQKVNPQKIEYTPPEDDGLLDKISASYYDEFKSAMQTSGKHERAAAVSALRDKAMAEMIPDPEAEGAICSKRFKTVWHDLEGKVARDLIVAGTRPDGRDNTSLRPIHCETDVLPRVHGSAVFQRGETQALITVTLGTARDEQRVDGLHDEFSKKFMLDYNFPSFSVGECRPIRGPGRREIGHGCLAERSVAPVLPAADEFPYTVRVISDITESNGSSSMASVCGATLALMASGVPISNPVAGISVGLVRNSADDYVLLTDILGSEDHFGDMDFKIAGTQNGITGIQLDLKITGISEEIIRATLKQSREARIEILRKMLTTIPRPRRETAPTAPRLLRTRISPDKIGALIGPGGKNIRGIQESTGCVIEVDDDGTVLVAGNDKDSAAEAMRQVEACTATVQIGKIYDGIVSSIKDFGAFVEILPGRDGLCHISELSSGYISSIDKVVRVGDAMKVLVIDVDEHDRVKLSRRQALEELGEEDEIAAMVAEQGDDRGGDRDRGDGDGGDRSRRRGGSGRRRGGSGSGGGRRPRD is encoded by the coding sequence GTGACTGTGAATAAGATTCGCGTCGAAAAGAAGATCGGGCGTCATGTGTTGTCGTTCGAAACCGGTCAGTTGGCGAAGCAAGCCGCCGGTGCCGTGTTGGTTCAGTACGGAGAAACCGTCGTTCTGGTCGCCGCGGCCAGCAGCAACCCGCGGCCGGGAATTGATTTTTTCCCTTTGATGTGTGATTACCGCGAACGCTTCGCGGCGGCCGGAAAGTTCCCCGGCGGATTCTTGAAACGTGAAGGACGCCCGTCGACGAAAGAGATTTTGAGTTCGCGTCTGATGGACCGACCGATCCGACCGCTGTGGCCCGAGGGGTACATGGACGAGGTTCAGGTCCAGGCGTTTGTGGTCGCCAGCGACCAGGAAAACGATGGCGATGTGTTGGCGATGAACGGTGCCGGCGCGGCTCTGCACATCAGCCCGCTGCCGTTCTTGGGGCCGATCGCGTCGGTTCGCGTCGGCAAGGTCGATGGCGAATTGGTCGCGTTCCCCAGCAATTCGGATCTCGAAGAAAGCGAATTGGACATGATCGTCAGCGGCTCGCGAGAGCAAGTCGCCATGATCGAAGGCTTCGCCAACGAGATGGCCGAAGACGAAATGATCGAGGCGATTCAGTTCGCCCACTCGGCGATCCGCGAAATCCTGGATCTGCAAGACGAGCTGTACCAGAAGGTCAACCCGCAGAAGATCGAGTACACGCCGCCGGAAGACGACGGGTTGTTGGACAAGATTTCGGCCAGCTACTACGACGAATTTAAATCTGCCATGCAGACCTCCGGCAAGCACGAACGTGCCGCCGCGGTCAGTGCCCTGCGCGACAAGGCGATGGCCGAGATGATTCCCGATCCGGAAGCCGAAGGCGCGATTTGCAGCAAACGCTTCAAGACGGTTTGGCATGATTTGGAAGGCAAGGTCGCCCGCGATTTGATCGTCGCCGGAACCCGCCCCGACGGCCGCGACAACACCAGCTTGCGTCCGATTCACTGCGAAACCGACGTCTTGCCCCGCGTCCACGGCTCGGCCGTGTTCCAGCGTGGTGAAACGCAGGCGTTGATCACCGTGACTCTGGGAACGGCGCGTGACGAGCAGCGTGTCGACGGCTTGCACGACGAATTCAGCAAGAAGTTCATGCTCGATTACAACTTCCCCTCCTTCTCCGTCGGCGAATGCCGACCGATCCGCGGGCCGGGACGTCGTGAAATCGGACACGGTTGTTTGGCCGAACGCAGCGTCGCGCCGGTGCTGCCGGCCGCCGATGAGTTCCCCTACACCGTCCGCGTGATCAGCGACATCACCGAATCCAACGGCAGCAGCTCGATGGCGTCGGTGTGCGGTGCCACGCTGGCACTGATGGCTTCGGGCGTTCCGATCAGCAACCCGGTCGCCGGGATCTCCGTCGGATTGGTTCGCAACAGCGCCGACGACTACGTCTTGCTGACCGATATCCTGGGCAGCGAAGACCACTTCGGCGACATGGACTTCAAGATCGCTGGGACGCAAAACGGGATCACCGGCATCCAGCTGGATTTGAAGATCACCGGGATCAGCGAAGAGATCATTCGTGCGACGCTGAAACAATCGCGTGAAGCTCGGATCGAGATCCTGCGCAAGATGCTGACGACGATCCCACGTCCCCGTCGCGAAACCGCTCCGACCGCGCCGCGGTTGTTGCGGACCCGAATTTCGCCGGACAAGATCGGCGCATTGATCGGCCCCGGCGGCAAGAACATCCGTGGCATCCAGGAATCGACCGGCTGCGTGATCGAAGTCGACGACGACGGCACCGTTTTGGTCGCCGGCAACGACAAGGATTCGGCCGCCGAAGCGATGCGTCAGGTCGAAGCCTGCACCGCGACCGTCCAGATCGGCAAAATCTATGACGGCATCGTCAGCAGCATCAAGGACTTCGGTGCATTCGTCGAAATCCTGCCCGGTCGTGACGGACTGTGTCACATCAGCGAGCTGAGCAGCGGCTACATCAGCAGCATCGACAAGGTCGTGCGTGTCGGTGACGCGATGAAGGTCTTGGTCATCGACGTGGACGAGCATGACCGCGTCAAGCTGAGTCGACGTCAGGCGCTCGAAGAGCTGGGCGAAGAGGACGAGATCGCAGCGATGGTCGCCGAGCAAGGTGACGATCGCGGTGGCGACCGTGACCGTGGTGACGGCGACGGCGGTGACCGTTCGCGACGCCGTGGCGGAAGCGGACGTCGCCGCGGCGGAAGCGGTAGTGGCGGCGGACGTCGCCCTCGCGACTGA
- the polX gene encoding DNA polymerase/3'-5' exonuclease PolX: protein MDNATIANVFDELAELLEFKGENPFRIRAYTQGAKAIRDLDESVADIVDDPDRKLSDLAGIGKTLAEKTETLLKTGKLPQLVKLREEVPEVLIQMARIPGLGAKKAAKLQKELDIDSLADLRAACVAGSVAKVKGFGAKTAEAILEGLAIAEQAAERIRWAEGDALARAIGRHMESCSHIETMQWAGSYRRGRETIGDLDLLVVASDRDAAMDHLESYADRSQTIGRGDTKISIRVGKAFQVDMRCVDANQFGAALQYFTGSQAHNVHTRRIAKDKGLKINEYGVFRVDDETQVAGETEEDVYAAIGLPWIAPELREDRNEFKWAQAGEIPELITLDDIRGDLHMHTTATDGQNTIREMADAAIERGLKYIAITDHSKRVSMAMGLNADRLREQWAMIDEIRPEYEGKLVILKGIECDILESGGMDLPDDVLAEADWVLASVHYGQRQPREQITERILGAIENEHVDCIAHPTGRLINRRPPYEVDMDAVMKAAAANGTLMELNANPARLDLNDVHLAAAKKLGIPIVISTDAHTVDGMDVMQYGIKQARRGGLTKADVANTMTYKQFEKLL, encoded by the coding sequence ATGGACAACGCCACCATCGCCAACGTCTTTGACGAACTCGCCGAGTTGCTGGAGTTCAAGGGCGAAAACCCGTTCCGTATTCGCGCCTACACCCAGGGCGCCAAAGCGATTCGTGATCTGGACGAATCGGTCGCCGACATCGTCGACGATCCCGACCGCAAATTGAGCGACCTGGCGGGCATCGGCAAGACGCTCGCCGAGAAGACCGAAACGCTGCTGAAAACCGGCAAGCTGCCCCAACTGGTAAAGCTCCGCGAGGAAGTCCCGGAGGTGTTGATCCAGATGGCTCGGATCCCGGGTCTGGGAGCCAAGAAGGCCGCCAAGCTGCAAAAGGAATTGGACATCGACTCGTTGGCGGATTTGCGTGCTGCGTGTGTAGCCGGTTCGGTCGCCAAGGTCAAAGGGTTTGGTGCCAAGACGGCTGAGGCGATTTTAGAAGGGTTGGCGATCGCCGAGCAGGCGGCCGAGCGGATCCGTTGGGCCGAAGGCGACGCGTTGGCCCGCGCGATCGGTCGCCATATGGAATCCTGCTCGCACATCGAAACGATGCAGTGGGCCGGCTCGTATCGGCGCGGACGCGAAACGATCGGCGACTTGGATCTGCTGGTCGTCGCCTCCGATCGCGACGCCGCGATGGATCATCTGGAATCCTACGCCGACCGATCGCAAACGATCGGCCGGGGCGACACCAAGATTTCGATCCGTGTCGGCAAAGCGTTCCAAGTCGACATGCGATGTGTCGACGCCAACCAGTTCGGCGCCGCGCTGCAGTACTTCACCGGATCGCAGGCCCACAACGTGCACACACGTCGCATCGCCAAGGACAAGGGGCTGAAGATCAACGAGTACGGTGTGTTCCGGGTCGATGATGAAACTCAGGTCGCCGGCGAAACCGAAGAAGACGTTTACGCGGCGATCGGCCTGCCGTGGATCGCTCCGGAATTGCGCGAGGATCGCAACGAGTTCAAATGGGCCCAGGCGGGCGAGATCCCCGAGTTGATCACGCTGGACGACATCCGCGGCGACTTGCACATGCACACGACGGCCACCGACGGCCAGAACACGATTCGCGAAATGGCCGACGCCGCGATCGAGCGAGGGCTGAAGTACATCGCGATCACCGACCACAGCAAACGCGTGTCGATGGCGATGGGACTCAATGCCGATCGCCTGCGCGAGCAGTGGGCGATGATCGATGAAATCCGCCCCGAGTACGAAGGGAAATTGGTGATCCTGAAAGGCATCGAATGTGACATCCTGGAATCCGGCGGGATGGACTTGCCCGACGACGTTCTGGCCGAAGCCGATTGGGTGCTGGCCAGTGTCCACTATGGACAACGCCAACCGCGCGAGCAGATCACCGAGCGGATTCTCGGCGCGATCGAAAACGAACACGTCGACTGCATCGCTCACCCGACGGGCCGACTGATCAATCGCCGCCCGCCTTATGAAGTCGACATGGATGCGGTGATGAAAGCCGCCGCGGCCAACGGCACGCTGATGGAGCTGAACGCCAACCCGGCCCGCCTGGATTTAAACGACGTGCACCTGGCGGCCGCGAAAAAGCTGGGCATCCCGATCGTGATCAGCACCGACGCCCACACCGTCGACGGCATGGACGTGATGCAATACGGCATCAAACAAGCCCGCCGAGGAGGCCTGACGAAAGCCGACGTCGCCAACACCATGACGTATAAGCAGTTCGAAAAACTGCTGTAG
- a CDS encoding lactonase family protein, with translation MTSALSSLARAETVDVWFGTSTSRNGPSKGIYHGKFNTDNGKLTDVELAAEIGSPGFLAKHPSGKMLYAAASDAGTPSIVAYRIEGGGGEATLVKDSSVPIGDGGAAHVSVSRDGKVVLSAQYGAGSTACFSLDDSGSLIKRTDLQKHPAGSGVISGRQETAHAHWSGTSPDDRFAFVPDLGMDKVVIYKIDTENATLEPHGYGVCPPGGGPRHMKFHPNGKTIYVLNELALSVTVFDYDAQAGTMSPIQTIETISEAVKAKEVFNSSSEIRVHPSGKFVYAANRGNDTITVYSVDDSSGKLRLVEVEPIRGAWPRNFNLDPSGKWLLAAGQASNTVSIFKVDQDTGELQFTRDAVYVPSSICVLF, from the coding sequence ATGACGTCAGCTCTCTCGTCCCTCGCGCGTGCCGAAACGGTGGACGTTTGGTTCGGCACGTCGACCTCGCGAAACGGCCCCAGCAAGGGCATTTATCACGGCAAGTTCAACACCGACAACGGGAAACTGACCGATGTGGAACTCGCCGCGGAGATCGGCAGCCCAGGATTCTTGGCCAAGCACCCGAGCGGAAAAATGCTGTATGCCGCCGCCAGCGATGCGGGGACGCCATCGATCGTCGCCTACAGGATCGAAGGCGGGGGCGGCGAGGCCACGTTGGTCAAAGACAGCAGTGTGCCGATCGGAGACGGCGGTGCGGCTCACGTCTCGGTCAGCCGCGATGGTAAAGTCGTTTTGTCGGCACAGTACGGTGCCGGGTCGACCGCGTGTTTTTCGCTGGATGATTCGGGCAGCCTGATCAAACGCACCGATTTGCAAAAGCATCCTGCTGGTTCCGGTGTGATTTCCGGTCGCCAAGAAACCGCCCACGCCCACTGGTCGGGAACCTCGCCGGATGATCGCTTCGCGTTCGTTCCCGATCTGGGGATGGACAAGGTCGTGATCTACAAAATCGATACGGAGAACGCCACGCTTGAGCCGCACGGCTACGGGGTCTGCCCGCCCGGCGGCGGTCCGCGTCACATGAAGTTTCATCCCAACGGAAAGACGATTTATGTGCTGAACGAATTGGCGTTGTCGGTCACGGTGTTCGACTATGACGCCCAGGCCGGCACGATGTCGCCGATCCAGACGATTGAAACGATCAGCGAAGCGGTCAAGGCCAAAGAGGTTTTCAACAGTTCGTCGGAAATCCGAGTGCACCCCAGCGGCAAGTTTGTCTACGCCGCCAATCGTGGCAACGATACGATCACCGTTTATTCGGTGGATGACTCGTCGGGCAAGTTACGCTTGGTCGAAGTCGAACCGATTCGCGGGGCATGGCCGCGGAATTTCAATTTGGATCCGAGCGGAAAATGGTTGCTCGCTGCCGGTCAGGCGTCCAACACGGTTTCAATCTTCAAGGTCGACCAAGACACCGGCGAACTGCAATTCACGCGGGATGCGGTGTACGTGCCCAGTTCGATTTGTGTGCTGTTTTAG
- a CDS encoding esterase/lipase family protein, translating into MRYLLTLALAASLSFEIHHHSGHSAGPPTAPPSTEDSDVTDAPNFNVPLPTTQYSQIWTDHLWRDGYRVQQNALTGHWRLIDADSYRRAWGSKQQCVDTLNQKCPKNANAAAKHHVILLHGLMRTSGSMKALDKQLDGNGLPGAIRFSYASTRASIGDHAAALRELLEDLPRDDTFSFVGHSMGNIVVRHAVGDLQSDGDPQQILPRCKSMVMLGPPNQGATIAQRLAPTKVFGWVTGKGGMELGAQWKELEPKLAVPPFPFHIIAGDVSTPVANPLVEGDGDFVVGVEEAKLDGAKSFRTVPVLHSFLMDNTDVIKTTIELLQQEG; encoded by the coding sequence ATGCGTTACCTGCTCACCCTCGCCCTGGCCGCTTCGCTCAGCTTCGAAATCCATCATCATTCCGGTCACTCCGCAGGACCGCCAACCGCACCGCCCTCGACTGAGGACTCCGACGTGACGGACGCCCCCAACTTCAACGTGCCGCTTCCGACCACCCAGTACTCTCAGATCTGGACGGACCACCTGTGGCGCGATGGGTACCGGGTCCAACAAAACGCGTTGACCGGACATTGGCGATTGATCGACGCCGACAGCTATCGTCGGGCCTGGGGCAGCAAACAACAATGCGTTGATACACTGAATCAAAAATGCCCCAAGAACGCCAACGCCGCGGCCAAGCATCACGTCATTCTGTTGCACGGATTGATGCGAACCAGCGGCAGCATGAAAGCGCTCGACAAACAACTCGATGGAAACGGACTCCCCGGCGCGATCCGATTCTCCTACGCCAGCACACGAGCGTCGATCGGTGACCATGCCGCGGCACTGCGTGAATTGCTCGAAGACCTGCCCCGCGACGATACCTTCAGTTTTGTCGGTCACAGCATGGGGAACATCGTGGTCCGCCACGCCGTCGGTGATCTGCAAAGCGACGGCGACCCGCAACAGATCCTGCCACGCTGCAAATCGATGGTGATGTTGGGACCGCCCAACCAAGGCGCGACGATCGCCCAGCGATTGGCGCCGACCAAAGTGTTCGGCTGGGTCACCGGCAAAGGCGGCATGGAACTGGGGGCGCAGTGGAAAGAACTGGAACCGAAACTGGCCGTGCCGCCGTTTCCGTTTCACATCATCGCCGGCGACGTCTCCACGCCGGTGGCCAATCCGCTGGTCGAGGGCGACGGCGACTTCGTTGTCGGCGTTGAAGAAGCCAAGTTGGACGGCGCCAAAAGCTTTCGCACCGTCCCCGTGCTGCACAGTTTTCTGATGGACAACACCGACGTGATCAAGACGACCATCGAGTTGTTGCAGCAAGAAGGTTAG
- a CDS encoding COG1361 family protein, with protein sequence MLRGHVKSFALYSLATLMVASPVAATSPGDASRRAAAGGAAAQQSASAAQPRQATSGVQNALGLVPFGEKEPIRQVVGKQPTAPNVDPNRSFSLLPNLFGRGQSSSGNDTTSHNHTPRRPSDHQTSNQTVQSQGILSGIFGSRPSSTDRASQPTAPTPQAKVDWQGIPYHQAKSKSPAKGPTPIRDPQPNETRLAGPSRLTSPHTSAPLPAPEPRMNPAIPQPPALAAAPSSRRIEPSSRRIEPSSRRTAPASTAQRSTSTSRSTSSQIQREDNVALSVLSSSRRSGRRDVPTLDASEIAAAKNAPATREAIVPKVSRRQVVEESKIADSKTAVEASISSSDPAPKLAESNAKPTKPAEMEPTKPAPKPAKTPAADIAMNPQPKAQPKPQPKAQPQPKPQPAAVAALPKPAATADTNPTQTGSDAALAESATSAPKHTTAPEANAKPLPAPAAPEPTTVAETAPAANAPAEPAPTTVAATAPAPAPKSAAPMANVASSPTPPSVPLSPINPPEPSEPQFVAPELPAPAAPKLGPTGSLAGHRIGPPASSFQPRPQPRAPLNPASTPFGPASAPIGSGVATTAPVTNTPPAAPMAQPAATMPQPAAPIAPRTSPMPTAPIAVQPYVPPHPVSQNPYVSGHDPYAIPQLGAPVAQPPATSMGATSPIPTAPYASQPTMPVVPETHGRQPNRTHAIAPGGSHLGTPMASTPATQIPAVPTPAPMTSDRPIATQPAPTHSDGAFQPSPQPRPVTKPSTSRELAAGQTAVASELPGIRVVTHGPSSVIIRQTHEFEIRVENRGAIDAEGLMVRAVIPVWADIKGHNASRGSVERQGLEEGDRLVWTLDSLPAGTTEKLFVRLQAQRSGTHGLDVDWTLIPQKSIARIEVREPMLDLLIEGPEEVVYGESQTYKVRVLNPGDGVAPNVVFTLSPNSPTPQTQRIGNIPSGKEAQFEVELTAQDLGDLKIHGLASGDLGLKAQAEKTIRVSAAELEAVLAGPETKYQNTDAMYHLQISNNGQATCKNVVASLALPSGVRYQGGIDAAQQQGTKLTWTIQSLPPGASRDYEFSCTMVSPGKQTFDFNAAGSAAGKAAVALDTRVESIADLVMTLQDPAAPAPVGTEVVYEIVIKNRGSRQANGVRAIAQFSNGIEPRRIEGHSGQVLTGQVLLDPIDSIRPGEEVRIRVIAEAESEGHHRFRTEIRSGETVLVAEEATQFLSKQAQRVSRRSSSSNR encoded by the coding sequence ATGCTGCGCGGACACGTCAAATCATTCGCTCTTTACTCGCTCGCCACGCTGATGGTTGCCAGCCCCGTCGCTGCGACAAGCCCCGGTGACGCGTCACGTCGAGCGGCTGCCGGCGGCGCTGCTGCCCAACAATCCGCATCGGCCGCCCAGCCCCGACAGGCGACCTCGGGCGTGCAAAACGCTTTGGGCTTGGTGCCGTTTGGGGAAAAAGAACCGATCCGACAAGTTGTCGGCAAGCAGCCGACAGCCCCCAATGTCGACCCCAATCGTAGCTTCTCGCTGCTGCCAAACCTGTTCGGTCGCGGCCAAAGCTCCAGTGGCAACGACACGACATCGCATAACCACACGCCGCGGCGGCCCTCCGATCACCAGACGTCCAATCAAACGGTTCAATCCCAGGGCATCCTGAGCGGCATTTTCGGATCGCGTCCCAGCAGCACCGACCGAGCGAGCCAGCCGACCGCCCCGACGCCCCAAGCGAAAGTCGATTGGCAGGGAATTCCGTATCATCAAGCGAAATCGAAATCACCGGCCAAAGGCCCGACGCCGATTCGCGATCCGCAACCGAATGAAACCCGTCTGGCCGGCCCCTCGCGACTGACCTCGCCCCACACGTCGGCCCCGCTGCCGGCCCCCGAGCCGCGGATGAACCCGGCCATCCCGCAGCCGCCGGCCCTCGCTGCGGCACCGTCAAGCCGACGCATCGAACCGTCAAGCCGACGCATCGAACCGTCAAGCCGACGCACTGCACCGGCTAGCACCGCTCAGCGCAGCACCTCAACATCACGCAGCACCTCAAGCCAAATCCAGCGTGAGGACAACGTCGCGCTGTCCGTCCTGTCCAGCAGCCGGCGGTCGGGCCGCCGCGATGTCCCGACATTGGATGCGTCCGAGATTGCTGCCGCTAAAAATGCCCCCGCCACCCGCGAAGCGATCGTGCCCAAAGTGTCACGTCGCCAGGTCGTTGAGGAATCCAAGATCGCCGATTCCAAAACCGCAGTTGAAGCCTCGATCAGCTCCAGCGATCCGGCCCCCAAGCTGGCTGAGTCCAACGCCAAGCCGACGAAACCGGCCGAAATGGAACCGACCAAGCCGGCCCCGAAACCCGCCAAGACTCCGGCTGCCGATATCGCCATGAATCCGCAACCGAAGGCCCAACCCAAACCGCAGCCCAAAGCGCAACCACAGCCGAAACCCCAACCGGCTGCGGTCGCCGCACTGCCGAAACCCGCCGCAACCGCGGACACGAACCCGACTCAAACGGGCAGCGATGCGGCACTGGCGGAAAGCGCCACGTCAGCCCCGAAGCACACGACCGCACCTGAGGCGAACGCCAAACCGCTACCGGCGCCGGCTGCGCCCGAACCGACCACCGTTGCCGAGACCGCACCGGCTGCCAATGCCCCCGCTGAGCCAGCGCCGACGACAGTCGCGGCGACGGCCCCTGCGCCCGCACCGAAATCGGCCGCACCGATGGCCAACGTCGCGTCATCGCCCACGCCACCATCGGTGCCGCTTTCCCCGATCAACCCGCCGGAACCGAGCGAACCGCAGTTCGTCGCTCCGGAGCTGCCCGCCCCCGCGGCGCCCAAATTGGGACCGACCGGATCGCTCGCCGGACATCGGATCGGGCCGCCGGCATCCTCGTTCCAGCCCCGCCCGCAACCACGTGCCCCGCTGAATCCGGCCAGCACCCCGTTCGGACCGGCGAGCGCCCCGATCGGCTCGGGTGTGGCCACCACTGCACCGGTTACCAACACACCGCCAGCGGCACCGATGGCCCAACCCGCGGCAACGATGCCCCAGCCCGCGGCGCCGATTGCACCCCGCACCTCACCGATGCCCACCGCACCGATCGCCGTCCAACCCTATGTTCCGCCGCATCCGGTTTCACAAAACCCGTATGTGTCCGGCCACGATCCCTACGCGATCCCGCAGCTGGGTGCCCCTGTCGCCCAACCGCCCGCCACGTCCATGGGGGCCACATCACCGATCCCGACCGCACCGTACGCTTCACAGCCGACCATGCCGGTCGTCCCGGAGACTCACGGCCGCCAACCCAACCGAACGCACGCGATCGCTCCCGGCGGAAGCCACTTGGGAACCCCGATGGCATCCACACCGGCAACGCAGATCCCGGCAGTTCCAACGCCGGCGCCCATGACGTCCGATCGACCGATCGCGACGCAACCGGCACCGACGCATTCCGACGGCGCGTTCCAACCATCGCCGCAACCGCGGCCTGTCACCAAACCATCGACGTCCCGTGAGCTGGCCGCCGGTCAGACCGCGGTCGCGTCGGAACTGCCGGGGATACGCGTCGTCACCCACGGCCCGTCCAGCGTGATCATCCGCCAAACACACGAGTTCGAAATCCGTGTGGAGAACCGCGGTGCGATCGACGCCGAAGGATTGATGGTCCGCGCAGTGATCCCGGTTTGGGCGGACATCAAGGGCCACAACGCCAGCCGCGGCTCCGTGGAGCGTCAGGGCTTGGAAGAAGGCGACCGACTGGTTTGGACGCTCGATTCGCTGCCCGCAGGCACGACGGAAAAACTGTTCGTGCGGCTCCAAGCCCAACGCAGCGGGACCCATGGGCTGGACGTCGACTGGACGCTAATCCCCCAAAAAAGCATCGCCAGGATCGAAGTCCGCGAGCCGATGTTGGACCTGTTGATCGAAGGCCCCGAGGAAGTCGTTTACGGCGAATCGCAAACCTACAAGGTACGGGTGCTCAATCCCGGCGATGGCGTCGCACCCAACGTCGTGTTCACCCTGTCGCCGAATTCACCCACGCCGCAGACGCAGCGGATCGGCAACATCCCCAGCGGCAAGGAAGCGCAATTCGAAGTCGAGCTGACCGCTCAAGACCTGGGCGATCTGAAGATCCACGGGCTGGCCTCCGGCGATCTCGGCTTGAAAGCACAGGCCGAAAAGACGATTCGCGTTTCCGCCGCCGAACTGGAAGCCGTCTTGGCCGGTCCGGAAACCAAGTACCAAAACACCGACGCGATGTACCACCTGCAGATCAGCAACAACGGTCAAGCGACCTGCAAGAACGTCGTTGCCAGCCTGGCGCTGCCCTCGGGCGTCCGCTACCAAGGCGGGATCGACGCGGCACAGCAACAGGGCACCAAGTTGACTTGGACGATCCAGTCGCTGCCGCCCGGTGCGTCACGCGATTACGAGTTCAGCTGCACCATGGTTTCGCCCGGCAAGCAAACGTTCGACTTCAACGCTGCCGGCAGTGCGGCCGGCAAGGCAGCGGTCGCCTTGGACACCCGCGTCGAATCGATCGCCGACCTGGTGATGACGCTGCAAGACCCCGCGGCACCGGCACCGGTCGGAACCGAAGTCGTCTACGAAATCGTGATCAAGAACCGCGGCAGCCGGCAAGCCAACGGCGTGCGAGCGATCGCTCAATTCAGCAACGGCATTGAACCGCGTCGGATCGAAGGCCACAGCGGCCAAGTGCTGACCGGACAAGTCCTGCTGGATCCGATCGACAGCATTCGTCCCGGCGAAGAGGTTCGCATCCGCGTGATCGCCGAAGCCGAAAGCGAAGGCCACCACCGGTTCCGCACCGAGATCCGCTCGGGAGAAACCGTCCTGGTCGCCGAAGAAGCGACGCAGTTCCTGAGCAAACAGGCCCAACGCGTCAGCCGACGAAGCTCCAGCAGCAACCGCTGA
- the rpsO gene encoding 30S ribosomal protein S15 encodes MTISKQRKAEVIKEHGANEGDSGSPEVQIAILTERINGLTEHMRTHNKDYASRRGLLGLVSRRRRLLDYVRGEDPQRYLDIIGKLGIRK; translated from the coding sequence ATGACGATTTCGAAGCAGCGAAAAGCTGAAGTCATCAAAGAACACGGTGCAAACGAAGGCGATTCGGGTTCTCCGGAGGTTCAGATCGCGATTTTGACCGAGCGAATCAACGGTTTGACCGAGCACATGCGGACGCACAACAAAGACTATGCGTCCCGCCGAGGGTTGCTCGGATTGGTTAGCCGCCGCCGTCGCTTGCTTGACTATGTTCGCGGGGAGGACCCGCAGAGATACTTGGATATCATCGGAAAGCTGGGCATCCGTAAGTAG
- the cysC gene encoding adenylyl-sulfate kinase: MDVSKDIVWHQHSVDREMRERRLGQQGCVIWFTGLSGCGKSTIANALDVMLSEAGRATTLLDGDNVRHGLCAPPAVLEPEHGAEFAERFGLGFGAVDREENIRRIGSVAALMASAGLITLTAFVSPYRRDRDRVRKIVSQAGRPSDFVEVFVDTPLEVCEARDPKGLYKKARAGQIKQFTGISDPYESPESPEIRLDGGAGESVDEMAGQVKAWLVEHGVF, from the coding sequence ATGGACGTATCGAAAGACATCGTATGGCACCAGCACAGCGTCGACCGGGAGATGCGCGAGCGGCGGCTCGGGCAACAGGGCTGTGTGATTTGGTTCACGGGGCTGAGCGGGTGCGGCAAGAGCACGATCGCCAACGCGTTGGACGTGATGCTGTCCGAGGCCGGTCGGGCGACGACGTTGTTGGACGGTGACAACGTACGTCATGGGCTGTGTGCGCCGCCGGCGGTGTTGGAACCCGAGCACGGTGCGGAGTTTGCGGAGCGATTCGGGTTGGGGTTCGGCGCCGTCGACCGGGAGGAGAACATCCGCCGCATCGGCAGCGTGGCGGCGTTGATGGCGTCGGCGGGGCTGATCACGTTGACGGCCTTTGTCAGCCCTTATCGCCGAGATCGCGACCGGGTCCGCAAGATCGTCTCCCAGGCGGGCCGGCCGAGTGATTTCGTCGAGGTGTTTGTCGACACGCCGCTGGAGGTCTGTGAGGCGCGTGACCCGAAGGGGTTGTACAAGAAAGCGCGTGCCGGCCAGATCAAGCAGTTCACCGGTATCAGCGACCCCTACGAATCACCGGAGTCGCCCGAGATCCGCCTGGACGGGGGGGCGGGGGAATCTGTCGACGAGATGGCCGGGCAGGTGAAAGCCTGGCTGGTCGAACACGGGGTTTTTTAG